In the genome of Cryptomeria japonica chromosome 8, Sugi_1.0, whole genome shotgun sequence, one region contains:
- the LOC131053805 gene encoding uncharacterized protein LOC131053805 — MKKLVSENFKDLHKKLYEALWADRTSPKRAIGMSLFELVYGVGAQVALPLELAATKLQTVIEDVYFQSSLEKRIMHLTKIDEERDKLVDRITEHQMRVKRIFDK; from the coding sequence atgaaaaaattagtgagTGAGAATTTTAAGGATTTGCATAAGAAACTGTATGAAGCCCTTTGGGCCGACCGTACATCACCAAAGAGGGCAATTGGGATGTCTCTGTTTGAACTGGTCTATGGTGTTGGCGCTCAAGTAGCACTTCCTTTGGAGTTGGCAGCTACCAAACTACAAACGGTTATTGAAGATGTTTATTTCCAGAGTTCTCTAGAAAAGCGGATCATGCACCTGACAAAGattgatgaagaaagagataaaCTAGTGGACCGGATAACAGAACACCAGATGAGGGTGAAAAGGATATTTGACAAGTGA